The DNA segment TTGGAGGACGGCCGGTGAATTCATGCTGGGAGTGGAGTCCACCACCAAAGGCTACAGGACGACTAACGTGACAGGATCCACAAGTTGCGTGGCATTTAAAGCAGTTGTTATCAAAGGCTATCTGGAGCCCTCCCCCTTCATTAAGAACACCTTCATGGGCAAAGCTTTCCAGAGAATTAGCCATGCCTTGAACCGTGTAATGTATAGAAGTAACAAATGTTTCTGCCACCTCATAATGGCAGACCCCACAAATATTGTCCGGATTGCCAGAGGGCCTAACAACTAGATCAACGTGGGCTTTATCCTTTTCCGGCACATTTTCACCACCATGACATGACCTGCATCCTATTTGCCCATGCACCGTAAACAAAAAATCATTATTAATAAGATATTTCTTGTCTCCCTCTAACTGAGGGGCAGCAACGCCTCAGCCCCCGCCTCCTCCTTCTATGACAGGAGGTATATACATGGTGGTTATAATATCGCAGTTCGTGTGACAGGCTATACAGGAATCACTATCTTTAACTTCTATGTAAGGAGTAATCTCTTCTCGGTACTCGGCTAATTTTTTGCTTGTTTTATCCACGAATTGTTCATTATTCTGACAGCCCAATATGCCTGCTGTCAAAATCCCTATAATAAAAACCACTATAGTTCTTTTCACATGGTTATCCTCCCTTCTATTCCTTTTATTTTCGTTATTTCTTTTAGTCATTCTTTCTTGCCGCATTTTACTTAAATATTAAGTTTTTTATTAACAATGCATATTTTCTCTTTTTCCAAATCCTATTTCGTCGCCATTGCCATTATTCCTCTTTTATTAAGTTTTATTATTTTAATTATTTAATTTTTAAATTAATGATTCTTGTCATGTTTTTTATAAGTTCTTATATTGCAAATGTCTTAGCTTCATTATCCTTACTATCAAGGTGCATGCAGTTTCTCTTTTATATATATTAAGCTTTTTTATTAGGAGAAACCTTTTGTGTTTTGTCAAATAAATAAGTAAATATAATAAACTATTTACGCTTATATTATTTTTTGCTCTTTCTGCAAATCCCTGAATGCATAATCTTGACACTGACTAAAGGACTTTAAAGCAATTAAGACTCGATTATGTTATAATCTATCTAACCAGTAGTTAACTTTACATTAGGCAGGTGAGCAAGTTTGATAAATGGTGGCGAATTACGTAAATTTAGAGAAAAACAAGGTTTATCATCCCAGGAATTTGCTGATTTATTGAGGGTTCCAGAGCCTTATATACAGGATATAGAAAATAACATTAAAACAGTAAACCCCAAGGTTATATCACGAATTACTGAAACCTTTGAAATAGACAAGGATGACTTTAATATGGAAGAATGTCAATCGGAGCTGACACTATACCTAGGAGACCAGATCAGGGCTTTACGGGAGGAAAAACAGCTGAGTCTTGAAAGACTTGGTTCATTAACAGGCTTATCTGTTACTTATCTAAGTGAAATAGAAAGAAAGCAGGCAGTACCATCATTGAGCACCTTAAAAAGAATTGCAAATGTATTTAATGTGCCAGTAAGCCTTTTTATTGGAAATACCAGAAAATGCTCCCTTGTTGTCGAGAAGTTAAAAAGGGCCAGAAAGAACAGGGGCATGTCCCAGAAGCAGCTTGCCGAAAAAGCCGGGGTTTCACCAGGATTAATAGGACAGCTTGAAACAGGAAAAGCCCAGGCTTCAATCAGAACCTTAGAGAAAATCACAAAAGCCCTGGGCGTTTCTGTTTGCTCTGTCATCTTAGAACAAGAGGATATAGAAGAAGTGATAGGAGCTTTAAGCCCTGAGCTAAGGTCTTTATTATACCAACCCAACGTTCAGGCTATTTTAGGTTCCACCTGCACCATGGAGCCTGACAAGTTAAAATTAGTCTTAAACTTCATTGACATGCTAAATAGCCCTAAGGTTGAGTAAATCTAAATATACATTTCTAATGTCTTATACTGTATACTTACCTGTTGCCTTTAAATGCCTTATTGACAATTGACATATTCTTACGTTTTAATTGTCTTAACATTAGGAATACAATTAAATAATTAGGATGTGAGGGTCTATGATAAACCATAATATTAACCCAAAGGATTTTACGCTTCCCCAGTCCGTGGAAGTAATCAGGGGTAACATCAACAAATACGGAAATCCCCTGGCATTAAAAGGCTCTGAGATAGCCTCCTGGGCCAGGGAATTGAACTTACCCCTCCAGGGCGAGGACTATTTATTTTATACCGGCGGGGAGTACCAGCTCATTCCATATATAGATAGCCTGGTGCAAACCATGACCATGATGGATCAGGGAAGTAAA comes from the Desulfitibacter alkalitolerans DSM 16504 genome and includes:
- a CDS encoding helix-turn-helix transcriptional regulator — encoded protein: MINGGELRKFREKQGLSSQEFADLLRVPEPYIQDIENNIKTVNPKVISRITETFEIDKDDFNMEECQSELTLYLGDQIRALREEKQLSLERLGSLTGLSVTYLSEIERKQAVPSLSTLKRIANVFNVPVSLFIGNTRKCSLVVEKLKRARKNRGMSQKQLAEKAGVSPGLIGQLETGKAQASIRTLEKITKALGVSVCSVILEQEDIEEVIGALSPELRSLLYQPNVQAILGSTCTMEPDKLKLVLNFIDMLNSPKVE